In Roseiconus lacunae, the following proteins share a genomic window:
- a CDS encoding terminase gpA endonuclease subunit: MTDHGYDQHKQRAAERQKEQSQKGRDIGSIPPPKNKQRRDRCRKDLPLYLKTYYPETFALDWSPNHIAFLADVQNVILHGGRKCVMMPRGSGKTQMLTRATNWGISYGYRNFIALIAAEESAAEELAEILIAEWETNQRLAEDFPEIAIPIRALEGINQRAKGQTCGGKRTHITWTTKEIVFPAVEGSAAAGAVIKCAGILGRIRGMAKVNAQSGKTQRPDCFLIDDFQTDASARSDVQCSTRELTLNGAVMGLGGPGKKIAGLASSTIIRHGDSASRLSNRTLYPQWRADVFKLVEKWPTAKTALEKLETYLEIRAGELAQGIEDHPKATAFYRKHQKTIEKGGRASWEARKYPHEISALQHAFGLRSDNPDTFDAEYQNNPKDNNASVTGIHIPSSDEIVIKQYTHRRGTVPDDATRMFCGIDVQMSSLWWYIVAVTEDFTGYVVDRGVWPEQPALGPYFTLNQVEQGGRTMMDVTGDGRPEGALRIALETLTRGLFDRDVYTADRSRKLKLELCLIDDGYLTRVVQSFCRSSPLAVLPAKGVGVTSKSTPWAVTRRKPGERRGPGWKMPTVIGTDQSRHVMIDTNDWATRMAMRWATPIGTPGSWSLYKAPHALNRMLSDQLSAETATETYGRGRKLFEWSLKPGCENHWKDAERMAAVAASIAGITIPGDKKTSGGKPKSIPGISNKAQADASANKKRKPTLAERRAAMKNKKRDR; this comes from the coding sequence ATGACAGATCACGGATACGATCAGCACAAGCAACGAGCCGCCGAGCGACAAAAGGAACAATCGCAAAAGGGGCGCGACATCGGCAGCATCCCGCCGCCAAAGAACAAGCAACGTCGTGATCGGTGTCGCAAAGATTTGCCGCTGTATCTGAAAACGTACTACCCCGAAACCTTTGCCCTGGATTGGTCGCCCAATCACATCGCGTTCTTAGCGGACGTCCAAAACGTAATCCTTCACGGTGGGCGAAAATGTGTCATGATGCCGCGGGGCAGCGGCAAAACACAAATGCTGACACGGGCGACCAACTGGGGTATCAGCTACGGTTATCGCAACTTCATCGCGCTGATCGCCGCCGAAGAATCCGCCGCCGAGGAGCTGGCCGAAATCCTGATCGCCGAATGGGAAACCAACCAGCGACTCGCCGAAGACTTTCCCGAAATCGCTATCCCGATCCGTGCGCTCGAGGGAATCAACCAGCGAGCCAAGGGGCAAACCTGCGGCGGAAAACGCACCCACATCACGTGGACCACCAAAGAAATCGTTTTCCCGGCCGTCGAAGGATCCGCCGCGGCCGGCGCCGTCATCAAATGTGCCGGCATCCTGGGCCGTATCCGCGGAATGGCCAAGGTCAACGCGCAAAGCGGCAAAACCCAGCGTCCCGACTGCTTCCTGATCGACGACTTTCAAACCGACGCCTCCGCCCGCAGCGACGTCCAGTGCAGCACTCGCGAACTGACACTCAACGGCGCCGTGATGGGTCTAGGCGGCCCCGGCAAAAAGATCGCCGGCCTAGCGTCGTCCACCATCATTCGGCACGGCGACAGTGCATCACGCCTGTCCAATCGAACGCTCTATCCCCAGTGGCGAGCGGACGTGTTCAAATTGGTCGAGAAGTGGCCCACCGCTAAAACCGCACTCGAAAAACTGGAAACCTATCTGGAAATCCGTGCCGGCGAACTGGCCCAGGGAATCGAAGATCACCCCAAAGCGACCGCGTTCTATCGCAAGCACCAAAAGACCATTGAAAAGGGCGGACGCGCCAGCTGGGAAGCTCGCAAGTACCCACACGAAATCAGTGCGCTGCAGCATGCGTTCGGTTTGCGATCCGACAATCCCGATACGTTCGACGCCGAGTATCAGAACAATCCCAAAGACAACAACGCGTCGGTCACCGGGATCCACATTCCATCCAGCGACGAAATCGTCATCAAGCAATACACGCATCGCCGCGGCACCGTGCCCGACGACGCCACGCGAATGTTTTGCGGAATCGACGTCCAAATGTCATCGCTGTGGTGGTACATCGTCGCCGTCACCGAAGACTTCACCGGATACGTGGTCGACCGTGGCGTCTGGCCCGAGCAACCCGCCCTGGGGCCGTACTTCACGTTAAACCAGGTCGAACAAGGCGGCCGCACAATGATGGACGTCACCGGCGACGGCCGTCCCGAGGGCGCACTACGAATCGCCCTCGAAACGCTGACGCGTGGTCTGTTCGATCGCGACGTCTACACCGCCGATCGTTCACGCAAGTTGAAGCTCGAGCTATGCCTGATCGACGATGGCTACCTGACCCGCGTCGTTCAATCCTTCTGCCGATCGTCGCCGCTGGCCGTCCTGCCGGCAAAGGGCGTCGGCGTCACTTCCAAAAGCACTCCCTGGGCCGTCACCCGGCGAAAGCCTGGCGAACGCCGTGGCCCCGGATGGAAAATGCCCACCGTCATCGGTACCGATCAATCACGCCACGTCATGATCGACACCAACGATTGGGCCACACGGATGGCCATGCGATGGGCCACGCCGATCGGCACCCCCGGGTCTTGGTCGTTGTACAAAGCCCCGCATGCGCTCAACCGCATGCTATCCGATCAGCTGTCCGCGGAAACTGCGACCGAAACCTACGGACGCGGCCGCAAGCTTTTCGAATGGTCGCTAAAACCCGGTTGCGAAAACCACTGGAAAGACGCCGAGCGGATGGCGGCCGTCGCCGCCAGCATCGCCGGCATCACCATCCCGGGCGACAAGAAAACATCCGGTGGGAAACCAAAATCGA